The following are from one region of the Archangium lipolyticum genome:
- a CDS encoding D-alanine--D-alanine ligase family protein: protein MALRPLRIAVLHYQTQSDPPDPVVAQVSAALQDAGHTPVDIPVDESITDLVRQVTRSRCDLVFNICETFAEDYRLEVNVAAVLELARVPFTGSATAGLLLAQDKILTKQLLQFHGVLTPRFATFDGSSFQTNGDLSFPLIVKPARSDASMGLGVEKDMEGLARRVRKIHEEYDDEALAEEFIEGRELYVGVLGDHAHPQVLPVVELDFGKKWSRKRMKIADREVKFAPEEPGSPRLVMPRDLSDELRGRIERAAVTAFRALKLRDYARIDFRVSSVTNEPYLLEVNPNPYLEAECEVALGAREIGLTYPKLIQRIVEVAARRHGLGSGKDRTAPVEELTGAAPS from the coding sequence ATGGCCCTGCGACCCTTGCGCATCGCGGTTCTCCACTACCAGACCCAGAGCGACCCGCCGGATCCCGTGGTGGCCCAGGTGAGCGCCGCGCTCCAGGATGCCGGACACACCCCGGTGGACATCCCCGTGGACGAGAGCATCACGGACCTGGTGCGGCAGGTGACCCGGTCCCGGTGCGACCTCGTCTTCAACATCTGCGAGACCTTCGCGGAGGACTACCGGCTGGAGGTGAACGTCGCCGCCGTGCTGGAGCTGGCGCGCGTGCCCTTCACGGGCTCGGCGACGGCGGGCCTGCTGCTCGCGCAGGACAAGATCCTCACCAAGCAGCTCCTCCAGTTCCACGGGGTGCTCACCCCGCGCTTCGCCACCTTCGATGGCTCCTCGTTCCAGACGAATGGAGACCTGTCCTTCCCGCTCATCGTGAAGCCGGCCCGCTCGGATGCCTCCATGGGCCTGGGCGTGGAGAAGGACATGGAGGGCCTGGCGCGCCGGGTGCGGAAGATCCACGAGGAGTACGACGACGAGGCGCTCGCGGAGGAGTTCATCGAGGGGCGGGAGCTCTACGTGGGCGTGCTGGGAGACCACGCCCATCCCCAGGTGCTGCCGGTGGTGGAGCTGGACTTCGGGAAGAAGTGGAGCCGCAAGCGGATGAAGATCGCCGACCGGGAGGTGAAGTTCGCGCCGGAGGAGCCCGGCAGCCCCCGGCTCGTCATGCCCCGTGACTTGTCGGACGAGCTGCGGGGCCGCATCGAGCGGGCCGCGGTGACGGCCTTCCGCGCGCTCAAGTTGCGCGACTACGCGCGCATCGACTTCCGCGTGTCCAGCGTCACCAATGAGCCCTACCTGCTCGAGGTGAACCCCAACCCGTATCTCGAGGCCGAGTGCGAGGTGGCGCTCGGCGCCCGGGAGATCGGCCTGACCTACCCGAAGCTCATCCAGCGCATCGTCGAGGTGGCCGCGCGGCGGCATGGGCTGGGGAGCGGCAAGGACCGGACAGCTCCGGTGGAGGAGCTCACGGGCGCGGCCCCGAGCTGA
- a CDS encoding methanogen output domain 1-containing protein, translating into MERLNLGLERDVFLRTLLRHLAGTLEDVVGLKEASGFVSVVGQRMGEEMNEGYKKALSLPELDREQVAQVLVDLKRRIQGDFFIIEQDDEKIVLGNRSCPFAEKVLGRPSLCMMTSNVFGFIASDNLGYAKVSLEDTIAQGSQGCRVVVYLKPSTAAQSAVGREYIRTR; encoded by the coding sequence ATGGAGAGGTTGAACCTGGGGCTGGAGCGTGACGTCTTCCTGCGCACGCTCCTGCGCCATCTGGCCGGTACGTTGGAAGACGTGGTGGGCCTGAAGGAAGCCTCTGGCTTCGTGAGCGTGGTGGGTCAGCGGATGGGCGAGGAGATGAACGAGGGCTACAAGAAGGCCCTCTCGCTCCCCGAGCTCGACCGTGAGCAGGTCGCGCAGGTGCTCGTGGATCTGAAGCGCCGCATCCAGGGGGACTTCTTCATCATCGAGCAGGACGATGAAAAGATCGTCCTGGGCAACCGCTCCTGTCCCTTCGCGGAAAAGGTGCTGGGGCGCCCCTCGCTGTGCATGATGACGTCCAACGTCTTTGGTTTCATTGCTTCTGACAACCTGGGGTATGCCAAGGTGTCGTTGGAGGACACTATCGCCCAGGGCAGTCAGGGGTGCCGTGTGGTGGTGTACTTGAAGCCCAGCACCGCCGCCCAGTCGGCAGTGGGGCGAGAGTACATTCGCACCCGCTGA
- a CDS encoding hybrid sensor histidine kinase/response regulator — MDATASPAELFSHLVRLLPEPLLLVTAGGRVVDSSPSARELLGLQASMLHGRPLAEFTEEAPERVGDYLRICARTTEPLPGGFTLKPRSGKGGRRGCHGARLGLAGESREPWVFLRFSTELGGSAAFGLLGQKVDELTREVSRRRQVEEALRASESRLRRIVDSNIVGVFFWRLDGGITYANEAFLQMVGYSQEELEAGRLNWREFTPPEYAGSDTLQVELLVQSGRHPPYEKVYLHADGHRVPILLASATFIDSPLEGVAFVLDLTARKRAEEHLRLLADASTALSTSLHFPAAVDRLLQVLVPRFADWCGVFMLEGDGSPGLMASHHVDTSQARVMRSIFERYLPSLDAPHGVGTVLRTGRSELLSRLTDEILGRVARGAEHLALLREGAPCSGIALPLRSGGRVLGALLLLSLDPSRLYGPQDLLVAEEVVRRASLALENARLFEAAQTERQRAEEANRLKDDFLSTVSHELRTPLTSMLGWLQMLRRGILTPEKQARALEVLERNTRHQTQLVGDLLDVSRILTGKMRLELEPVVLSEVVGAALDSVRPAAEARGIRLLPALDPDVGPVRGDAMRLQQVVWNLVQNAVKFTPSGGQVEVLLESRDAQAVITVSDTGQGIAPDFLPHLFERFRQADSSTTRQHGGLGLGLSIVKHLVEMHGGSVKAHSEGQGRGATFTVRLPLQAQPLACLGESSPPESQGTSVPSNLSGRHILLVDDEADTREMLQGVLESWGLRVSIAASATEGLEVLKRARPDVLVSDIGMPGEDGYSFIQKVRQLPPEAGGRTPAVALTAFARNEDRRRVLLAGFTMHVPKPVEPTELLIILGNITGQPAFS, encoded by the coding sequence ATGGACGCCACCGCCAGTCCGGCAGAATTGTTCTCCCACCTGGTCCGGCTGCTGCCCGAGCCGTTGCTGCTCGTCACCGCGGGTGGGCGGGTGGTCGATAGCAGCCCTTCCGCCCGGGAGCTCCTGGGGCTCCAGGCGTCCATGCTTCATGGCAGGCCGCTCGCGGAGTTCACCGAGGAGGCGCCCGAGCGGGTGGGCGACTATCTCCGGATCTGCGCGCGGACGACGGAGCCCCTGCCCGGAGGCTTCACCCTCAAGCCCCGCTCTGGAAAAGGGGGGCGCCGGGGTTGCCACGGGGCCCGGCTCGGGCTCGCGGGGGAGTCCCGCGAGCCCTGGGTGTTCCTGCGCTTCTCCACCGAGCTGGGGGGGAGCGCTGCCTTTGGCCTGTTGGGCCAGAAGGTGGATGAGCTCACGCGGGAGGTGTCCCGGCGGCGTCAGGTGGAGGAGGCCCTTCGCGCGTCGGAGTCGCGCCTGCGCCGGATCGTCGACTCCAACATCGTGGGCGTCTTCTTCTGGCGGCTCGATGGAGGGATCACCTACGCCAACGAGGCCTTCCTTCAGATGGTGGGCTACAGCCAGGAGGAGCTGGAGGCCGGCCGGCTGAACTGGCGCGAGTTCACCCCGCCCGAGTATGCCGGGTCCGACACACTCCAGGTGGAGCTGCTCGTCCAGTCGGGCCGCCACCCGCCCTATGAGAAGGTGTATCTGCACGCGGATGGCCACCGGGTGCCCATCCTCCTCGCGTCGGCCACCTTCATCGACAGTCCCCTGGAGGGAGTGGCCTTCGTCCTCGACCTGACGGCTCGCAAACGCGCCGAGGAGCACCTGCGCCTGCTCGCCGATGCGTCCACCGCCCTCTCCACCTCCCTCCATTTCCCGGCGGCGGTGGACAGGCTGCTGCAGGTCCTGGTTCCGCGCTTCGCGGACTGGTGCGGCGTGTTCATGCTCGAGGGAGATGGCTCCCCCGGGCTGATGGCCTCCCACCACGTCGACACCTCCCAGGCCCGGGTGATGCGCTCCATCTTCGAGCGTTATCTCCCCTCGCTCGATGCACCTCACGGGGTGGGGACCGTGCTGCGGACGGGGCGGAGCGAGCTGCTCTCCCGGTTGACGGACGAGATTCTCGGACGCGTGGCCCGCGGCGCCGAGCACCTGGCGCTCCTGCGCGAGGGGGCCCCCTGCTCTGGAATCGCGCTGCCGCTGCGCTCGGGTGGCCGGGTCCTGGGCGCGCTCCTCCTCCTCAGCCTCGATCCCAGCCGCTTGTACGGGCCGCAGGACCTTCTCGTGGCCGAGGAAGTGGTCCGCAGGGCCTCCCTCGCCCTGGAGAATGCCCGGCTCTTCGAGGCCGCCCAGACGGAGCGCCAGCGCGCCGAGGAGGCCAATCGCCTCAAGGACGACTTCCTCTCCACGGTCAGCCACGAGCTGCGCACGCCCCTCACCTCGATGCTCGGTTGGTTGCAGATGCTCCGCAGGGGCATCCTCACTCCCGAGAAACAAGCGAGGGCGCTCGAGGTCCTCGAACGCAACACACGCCACCAGACACAGCTCGTCGGGGACCTGTTGGATGTCAGCCGCATCCTCACGGGCAAGATGCGCCTGGAACTCGAGCCCGTGGTGCTGTCGGAAGTGGTGGGCGCCGCCCTCGACTCGGTGAGGCCCGCGGCCGAGGCCCGGGGGATTCGCCTGCTGCCGGCGCTCGACCCGGACGTGGGCCCCGTCCGGGGCGATGCCATGCGGCTCCAGCAGGTCGTCTGGAACCTCGTGCAGAACGCGGTGAAGTTCACCCCCTCGGGCGGCCAGGTGGAGGTGTTGCTGGAGAGCAGGGACGCACAAGCGGTCATCACCGTGTCCGACACCGGCCAGGGCATCGCGCCCGACTTCCTTCCGCATCTCTTCGAGCGCTTCCGCCAGGCGGACTCTTCCACCACGCGGCAGCACGGGGGCCTTGGGTTGGGGTTGTCCATCGTCAAGCACCTGGTCGAGATGCATGGCGGGAGTGTCAAGGCGCACAGCGAGGGACAGGGCAGGGGGGCGACCTTCACGGTGCGGCTGCCGCTCCAGGCCCAACCCCTGGCGTGCCTCGGCGAGAGCTCCCCCCCCGAGTCCCAGGGGACGTCTGTCCCCTCGAATCTGTCCGGGAGGCACATCCTTCTGGTGGATGACGAGGCGGACACCCGGGAGATGCTCCAGGGCGTGCTCGAGAGCTGGGGCCTGCGGGTCTCCATCGCCGCCTCCGCGACCGAGGGACTCGAGGTCCTCAAGCGCGCGAGGCCCGATGTGCTCGTCTCGGACATTGGCATGCCGGGGGAGGACGGCTACTCCTTCATCCAGAAGGTGCGCCAACTCCCGCCCGAGGCGGGCGGCCGGACGCCCGCGGTGGCGCTCACGGCGTTCGCCCGGAACGAGGACCGCCGGCGGGTGCTCCTGGCGGGCTTCACCATGCACGTGCCAAAACCCGTCGAGCCCACGGAGCTGCTCATCATCCTCGGCAATATCACCGGCCAGCCGGCGTTCTCGTGA
- a CDS encoding zinc-binding dehydrogenase: MLAGRLNLTTRKFGMETVAIPEPGPDEVRIKVHAAGICLSDIHLIDGTLRLEPREGVTSVTLGHEVAGVIEKLGSAVPPLWQPGMRVLLQAGQSCGRCPACVGRTGRCLKILTRGVDYDGGWAEYALARFDTLVAVPDGLPFEQAAILPDAVSTPYAAIVETAHLRPAEAVGIWGVGGLGAHAVQLCRAFGAAPIVAIDPLAEARDRALKLGADAALDPRQPDFRERIKALTGRRGLDVALDLAGVPQVREQAQSVLAPMGRMVLVGLAGAPLTLGQDVPFCYAMQQVRGHYGYFPHHLHQVVTLSQFRRLDFSSSVSDILPLKDAPLGVERLIKKEGNPIRLVLRPGA, encoded by the coding sequence ATGCTCGCAGGACGTCTGAATCTCACGACGCGGAAGTTTGGAATGGAGACCGTGGCCATTCCGGAGCCCGGCCCGGACGAGGTGCGCATCAAGGTCCACGCCGCTGGCATCTGCCTGTCGGACATCCATCTGATCGATGGCACGTTGCGCCTGGAGCCGCGCGAGGGGGTCACGAGTGTCACCCTGGGGCACGAGGTCGCTGGCGTCATCGAGAAGCTGGGGTCGGCGGTGCCTCCCCTGTGGCAGCCGGGAATGAGGGTCCTGCTCCAGGCGGGACAGAGCTGCGGCAGGTGCCCCGCCTGCGTGGGCCGTACGGGCCGGTGTCTCAAGATCCTGACGCGCGGCGTGGACTACGACGGCGGCTGGGCGGAATACGCGCTGGCGCGCTTCGACACGCTGGTGGCCGTCCCCGACGGTCTGCCCTTCGAGCAGGCCGCCATCCTTCCCGATGCGGTGTCCACGCCGTACGCCGCCATCGTCGAGACGGCCCATCTCAGGCCCGCCGAGGCCGTGGGCATCTGGGGTGTTGGCGGCCTTGGCGCGCACGCCGTCCAGCTCTGCCGGGCCTTCGGCGCGGCGCCCATCGTGGCGATCGATCCGCTGGCGGAGGCTCGGGACCGCGCCTTGAAGCTGGGCGCGGACGCGGCCCTGGATCCCCGGCAGCCGGATTTCCGTGAGCGCATCAAGGCACTGACGGGCCGTCGCGGTCTCGATGTCGCCCTGGATCTCGCGGGCGTGCCACAGGTGCGGGAGCAGGCCCAGTCGGTGCTCGCGCCCATGGGCCGGATGGTGCTCGTGGGCCTCGCCGGAGCCCCTCTGACGCTCGGCCAGGACGTGCCCTTCTGCTACGCCATGCAGCAGGTGCGTGGCCATTACGGTTACTTCCCGCACCACCTGCATCAGGTGGTGACCCTCTCGCAGTTCCGTCGGCTCGATTTCTCCTCCTCCGTCTCGGACATCCTTCCCCTGAAGGATGCCCCCCTGGGCGTCGAGCGGCTCATCAAGAAGGAAGGAAATCCCATCCGCCTGGTCTTGCGTCCGGGCGCCTGA
- a CDS encoding MaoC family dehydratase, producing the protein MSISPPALELAAPPPLPMELLRAAVARRSARPGEVPRLEVRVRQLPPDPRRLALYREVCGFPEDGYLPLTYPQVLVTPLHLALLNRPEFPYRLLGMIHVRNHIRQYRRLEEGAPLSVLAWVEGQREVRLGRELDLHTRVEVEGVLAWEAVTTMLRRLPGNEVRPREERSEAARAASAAEEELFARSRPARWTVPEDTGRRYARASGDYNPIHLYALTARPFGFSRAIAHGMWTVGRCVAEMGEAAEAPALTLTSEFRRPLLLPSKVVFQTVKPPSGGVAYRVRSEDGQPHVMGLLTTSSSPGTEDGQGS; encoded by the coding sequence GTGTCCATCTCTCCGCCTGCCCTCGAGCTCGCCGCACCCCCGCCACTCCCCATGGAGCTCCTGCGTGCCGCCGTGGCCCGCCGCTCCGCGCGCCCCGGGGAGGTGCCCCGGCTGGAAGTGCGCGTGCGTCAGCTTCCTCCGGACCCGCGGCGGCTCGCGCTCTACCGCGAGGTGTGCGGCTTCCCCGAGGACGGATACCTGCCGTTGACCTATCCCCAGGTGCTCGTCACGCCGCTCCACCTCGCGCTGCTCAACCGTCCCGAGTTCCCCTACCGGCTGCTCGGGATGATTCACGTGCGCAACCACATCCGGCAGTACCGCCGGCTGGAGGAGGGGGCCCCCCTCTCCGTGCTCGCGTGGGTGGAGGGGCAGCGCGAGGTCCGGCTCGGCCGCGAGCTGGACCTGCACACCCGCGTGGAGGTGGAGGGAGTGCTCGCCTGGGAGGCGGTGACGACCATGCTGCGCCGGCTACCGGGCAACGAGGTGCGCCCGCGCGAGGAGCGGTCCGAGGCCGCCAGGGCCGCCTCGGCCGCGGAGGAGGAGCTGTTCGCCAGGAGCCGCCCCGCGCGCTGGACGGTGCCCGAGGACACCGGCCGGCGGTATGCGCGTGCTTCCGGGGATTACAACCCCATCCACCTGTACGCCCTCACGGCGCGCCCCTTCGGGTTTTCACGTGCCATCGCGCACGGCATGTGGACGGTGGGCCGCTGCGTGGCGGAGATGGGCGAGGCGGCGGAGGCTCCTGCCCTCACCCTCACTTCGGAGTTCCGCCGCCCGCTGCTGCTGCCCTCGAAGGTGGTGTTCCAGACGGTGAAGCCGCCGTCCGGCGGCGTCGCCTACCGCGTGAGGTCCGAGGATGGGCAGCCGCACGTCATGGGTCTGCTGACTACTTCTTCTTCTCCGGGGACTGAGGACGGGCAGGGGTCGTAG